One part of the Mesorhizobium sp. M4B.F.Ca.ET.058.02.1.1 genome encodes these proteins:
- a CDS encoding DsbA family protein produces the protein MNRPLSRRNLLSSLAAIPAVAFIAACSDSEEEAKAADAKPANPSTPAKPATPAAAKVPEAQGTVDMAQLLKPGALPEKQLGKDDAKVTIVEYASMTCPHCAHFNDTTFPELKTKYIDTGKARYILREFPFDPSAEAGFMLARCAKDNYFPMVDVLFKQQPSWVGVNNTKEALLQISKLAGFTQESFEACLTDQKLLDDVRAVQKRGADEFKVDSTPTFFINGKTYKGAMSIEEMSAIIDPLL, from the coding sequence ATGAACCGTCCTTTGTCTCGCAGAAACCTTTTGAGCTCGCTGGCCGCCATTCCGGCGGTGGCTTTCATCGCCGCATGCAGCGACTCGGAGGAGGAGGCAAAGGCGGCCGATGCGAAGCCCGCCAACCCGTCGACACCCGCCAAGCCGGCGACGCCGGCCGCCGCCAAGGTGCCGGAAGCGCAGGGCACAGTCGACATGGCGCAACTGCTGAAGCCGGGCGCGCTGCCCGAAAAGCAGCTCGGCAAGGACGACGCCAAGGTCACCATCGTCGAATATGCCTCGATGACATGCCCGCATTGCGCGCATTTCAACGATACAACCTTCCCTGAGTTGAAGACCAAGTACATCGACACCGGCAAGGCGCGCTATATCCTGCGCGAATTCCCCTTCGACCCGAGCGCCGAGGCCGGCTTCATGCTGGCGCGCTGCGCCAAGGATAACTATTTCCCGATGGTCGACGTGCTGTTCAAGCAGCAGCCGAGCTGGGTTGGCGTCAACAACACCAAGGAAGCACTGCTGCAGATATCCAAGCTCGCCGGTTTTACACAGGAGTCCTTTGAGGCCTGCTTGACGGACCAGAAACTTCTGGACGATGTCAGAGCAGTCCAGAAACGCGGCGCGGACGAGTTCAAGGTCGACTCGACGCCGACCTTCTTCATCAATGGGAAGACCTACAAAGGGGCGATGTCGATTGAGGAAATGTCGGCCATCATCGACCCTCTGCTCTGA